The following are encoded in a window of Amycolatopsis lexingtonensis genomic DNA:
- a CDS encoding uroporphyrinogen-III synthase translates to MGELSGIAIGVTAERRAEDLITALERYGAEVRHAPTITIVPLDADPELRSGTEAVLAEPVEFTVVTTGAGFRGWLDAAAGWGLREPLLDRLGESRIYARGPKAVGAVRGAGLREAFSAESESNAELFGAVAEAGVAGSRVAVQLHGTPLPEHTSTLTGASLVEVQPYRWYSPPDVRPVHELIDAVVAGEVGALAFTSAPAAANFLALAWSYGRYEEVVAALRGPVVVACVGPVTAAPLEEAGIRTAQPERQRLGALVKLLVSTLSVPD, encoded by the coding sequence ATGGGTGAGCTGAGCGGGATCGCCATCGGCGTGACGGCCGAACGGCGGGCCGAAGACTTGATCACGGCCCTCGAACGCTACGGCGCCGAGGTCCGCCACGCGCCGACGATCACCATCGTGCCGCTCGACGCCGACCCCGAGCTGCGTTCGGGGACCGAAGCCGTCCTGGCGGAACCGGTCGAGTTCACGGTGGTCACGACGGGCGCGGGCTTCCGCGGCTGGCTCGACGCGGCCGCCGGCTGGGGCCTGCGCGAGCCGTTGCTGGACCGGCTGGGGGAGTCGCGGATCTACGCCCGCGGCCCGAAGGCGGTCGGCGCGGTCCGCGGGGCCGGGCTGCGGGAGGCCTTCTCGGCGGAGTCGGAGTCGAACGCGGAACTGTTCGGCGCGGTGGCCGAGGCGGGCGTGGCCGGCTCGCGGGTGGCGGTCCAGCTGCACGGGACGCCGCTGCCCGAGCACACGTCGACGCTGACCGGGGCTTCGCTGGTGGAGGTGCAGCCGTACCGGTGGTATTCGCCGCCGGACGTGCGCCCGGTCCACGAGCTGATCGACGCGGTGGTCGCGGGGGAGGTGGGCGCACTGGCGTTCACGAGCGCCCCGGCGGCGGCGAACTTCCTCGCGCTGGCGTGGTCGTACGGCCGGTACGAGGAGGTGGTGGCCGCGCTGCGGGGTCCGGTGGTGGTCGCGTGCGTGGGGCCGGTGACGGCGGCACCACTGGAGGAAGCGGGGATCCGGACGGCACAGCCGGAGCGTCAGCGGCTGGGAGCGTTGGTGAAGCTGCTGGTCTCGACCCTCTCGGTGCCGGACTAG